Proteins from one Bombus affinis isolate iyBomAffi1 chromosome 1, iyBomAffi1.2, whole genome shotgun sequence genomic window:
- the LOC126921733 gene encoding capon-like protein isoform X3, producing the protein MLKNSKQTNSETAVSPSSGPASPSGVETTPKPRKKLSFKEPEIFNYLKLKKPFKKTKPPPLQLTHSTTSVDFSFDENPFEEENDDLEELESQAMRVVRTVGQAFEVCHKLSLNNATEERDRGEKEREREHGENHRDVYEDQDEIPNEQSQPSPSSVHKDISLLGDVEDSVPEQTSVPCLLRTHEIPATTASTSPIRQSPSGTVTSDCGGLLVGGELTALKHEIQLLRERLEQQSQQTRAAVAHARLLQDQLAAETAARVEAQARTHQLLMQNKELLEHIGALVGHLREQERISSGHVTSQPQLPGSATMQQTTTVPDLSNLGQCQRTGGQSSPWELDPPSPYYSYPSDSLYPGGLNTIGIQGNSCPADQLQFQTQLLERLHNISPYQPQRSPYNTPSPYTMGPNLIVPPNNRPASSAQLSPNSMSLRASQPNSFSSSPIMTHKVDNYIGSSETTELKTTFIKPLPCTGERNVSHVVQETKSKQDRINLHDEIPPIVLDPPPQGKRLDTTPKQSPTKENSNGQASNKQSLHNQKNLATILRTPGPPPSRTTSARLPPRNDLMSEVHRTTWARHTTK; encoded by the exons ATGCTGAAGAATTCGAAGCAAACGAACTCTGAGACAGCAGTGTCCCCTAGTTCCGGTCCAGCTAGTCCTTCTGGCGTCGAGACCACCCCGAAGCCCAGAAAAAAACTCTCGTTCAAGGAACCTGAAATATTCAActatttgaagttgaagaaaccTTTTAAAAAGACAAAACCTCCGCCTCTTCAGTTGACGCATTCGACCACAAGCGTCGATTTTAGCTTCGATGAGAACCCctttgaggaggagaacgatGACCTCGAAGAGCTCGAG AGTCAAGCGATGAGGGTGGTCAGAACGGTAGGACAGGCTTTCGAGGTGTGCCATAAATTAAGTTTAAACAACGCCACGGAAGAACGGGACCggggggagaaagagagagagagggagcaCGGTGAGAATCATCGTGACGTTTACGAGGACCAAGACGAAATTCCGAATGAACAGTCTCAACCGTCTCCATCTTCTGTGCATAAAG ATATATCGTTATTAGGGGATGTAGAAGATTCGGTACCGGAACAGACGAGCGTTCCTTGCCTTCTGAGGACGCACGAAATCCCAGCGACCACAGCGTCTACCTCCCCTATTAGACAATCGCCATCG GGCACGGTGACCTCCGATTGCGGAGGATTACTGGTTGGAGGCGAATTAACCGCTCTAAAGCACGAGATTCAACTGTTGCGAGAACGATTAGAGCAACAGAGCCAACAGACCAGAGCCGCCGTTGCCCATGCGCGACTGCTTCAGGATCAGCTTGCGGCTGAAACAGCAGCTCGAGTCGAAGCTCAA GCCAGGACGCATCAATTGCTGATGCAAAACAAAGAACTTCTAGAACATATAGGTGCGTTAGTCGGCCATCTTCGAGAGCAAGAAAGAATCTCGAGTGGTCACGTAACCTCACAGCCTCAGTTGCCTGGCTCAGCGACGATGCAACAAACTACCACCGTTCCTGATCTGTCGAACCTCGGCCAG TGCCAACGAACAGGAGGACAAAGTTCACCATGGGAACTGGATCCACCATCTCCATACTACTCTTATCCATCAGATTCCTTATACCCTGGAGGTTTGAATACAATAGGAATACAAGGAAATAGTTGTCCAGCAGATCAGTTACAGTTTCAAACACAACTCCTAGAAAGGCTGCACAACATAAGTCCATATCAGCCTCAAAGGTCACCTTATAACACGCCTTCTCCTTATACAATGGGTCCCAATCTTATTGTACCTCCTAACAATAGGCCAGCT AGCTCAGCCCAGTTGTCTCCAAATTCCATGTCATTAAGAGCTTCTCAACCAAACAGTTTCTCTTCATCACCCATAATGACGCACAAAGTAGACAATTATATCGGAAGTTCAGAGACTACAGAGTTGAAGACAACATTTATTAAACCTTTACCCTGTACAGGCGAAAGGAACGTCAGTCACGTAGTTCAGGAGACGAAGAGTAAGCAGGATCGAATCAATCTGCATGACGAAATTCCACCAATTGTGTTGGATCCTCCGCCTCAGGGTAAACGCTTAGATACAACACCTAAGCAATCACCGACTAAAGAAAACTCCAACGGTCAAGCGTCGAATAAACAAAGTTTACATAACCAGAAAAACTTGGCTACCATATTAAGAACTCCTGGTCCACCGCCGTCTCGCACAACCAGTGCTCGTTTGCCTCCAAGAAATGATTTGATGTCCGAAGTGCACAGGACTACCTGGGCGAGACATACAACCAAGTGA